From Paucidesulfovibrio gracilis DSM 16080, a single genomic window includes:
- a CDS encoding aldehyde ferredoxin oxidoreductase family protein has protein sequence MKILRINTRTREFTYEEPGKYLGLGGRALTSRLVKEEVPATCDALSADNKLVAAGGVLTGTAAANSGRLSVGAKSPLTGTIKESNTGGSFAQKLAKLGILALVLEDKPDDGAWFNILVTKDGVEIVETGDMLGLGTYDSMDKVRDRYGKKACGMIVGPAGEKLRRAASIQFSDPEGRPARAAGRGGLGAVMGSKQIKAIVLDDSGCSMVASADKDAFRAANKRWVEILKGHPVTSEGLPAFGTSILVNIINEAGALPTKNFRHGRFEHAADISGETIAETIKQRGGKTKHGCHPGCVIQCSQEYVDAAGKYLTSGFEYETVWGFGANTLIKDIDTIATLDRICDDMGLDTIDMGGALGVAMEGGAIEWGDGETCKELLRKVATDDDLAATIGDGTAATGKKLGVTRVPVVKGQSLPAYDPRAVKGVGVTYATTTMGADHTAGYAVCQNILKVGGDVNPLDKMGQVETSKNLQIATAALDAAGLCIFVAFAVLDAEDGVSTIADMVSAHIGQPFTVEDVVKLGTSVLEDEIDFNTAAGFTKDDDQLPAFFSEETLEPHGVTWDFSVEELQAAKVK, from the coding sequence ATGAAGATTCTTCGCATCAATACCCGCACCAGGGAATTTACGTATGAGGAGCCGGGAAAATATTTGGGCCTCGGTGGTCGAGCCTTGACCTCCCGTCTGGTCAAAGAGGAAGTGCCCGCCACCTGTGATGCGCTTTCCGCCGACAACAAGCTCGTTGCCGCGGGCGGCGTGCTGACCGGAACCGCTGCCGCCAACTCCGGCCGCCTGTCCGTTGGAGCCAAATCCCCGCTCACGGGAACCATCAAGGAATCCAACACTGGTGGTTCCTTTGCCCAAAAGCTGGCGAAACTTGGAATCCTCGCCTTGGTGCTGGAAGACAAACCCGACGATGGTGCCTGGTTCAACATCCTCGTGACCAAGGACGGCGTGGAAATCGTGGAGACAGGCGATATGCTCGGCCTGGGGACGTATGACTCCATGGACAAGGTCCGCGACCGCTACGGCAAAAAGGCCTGCGGCATGATCGTTGGCCCGGCCGGCGAAAAATTGCGTCGCGCCGCTTCCATCCAATTCTCCGACCCTGAAGGACGCCCGGCGCGCGCAGCTGGTCGTGGCGGCCTGGGGGCGGTTATGGGATCCAAACAAATCAAGGCCATCGTGCTCGACGACTCGGGCTGCTCCATGGTCGCTTCTGCGGACAAGGACGCTTTCCGTGCCGCCAACAAACGTTGGGTCGAAATCCTCAAGGGGCACCCCGTCACTTCCGAAGGGTTGCCCGCATTCGGCACGTCCATCCTGGTCAACATCATCAATGAGGCAGGTGCCCTGCCCACCAAAAACTTCCGGCACGGTCGCTTTGAACATGCTGCGGACATTTCCGGTGAGACCATTGCCGAAACCATCAAACAGCGCGGCGGCAAGACCAAGCACGGCTGCCACCCCGGTTGCGTAATCCAATGCTCCCAGGAATATGTGGACGCTGCGGGAAAATACCTGACCTCCGGTTTTGAATACGAAACCGTTTGGGGCTTCGGTGCCAACACCTTGATCAAGGACATCGACACCATCGCCACACTGGACCGCATTTGCGACGACATGGGACTGGACACCATCGACATGGGCGGCGCCCTGGGCGTGGCCATGGAAGGCGGAGCCATCGAATGGGGTGACGGCGAAACCTGCAAGGAATTGCTCCGCAAAGTCGCCACAGATGACGACCTTGCTGCCACCATTGGCGACGGCACCGCCGCCACCGGCAAGAAACTCGGCGTAACCCGTGTTCCCGTGGTTAAGGGACAATCCCTGCCCGCGTATGATCCCCGGGCCGTCAAGGGTGTTGGCGTTACCTACGCCACCACCACCATGGGCGCTGACCACACCGCAGGATACGCGGTTTGCCAAAACATCCTCAAAGTTGGTGGCGACGTGAACCCCCTGGACAAGATGGGCCAGGTGGAGACGTCCAAAAACCTGCAGATCGCCACGGCCGCCCTGGACGCAGCCGGGCTGTGCATCTTCGTCGCCTTTGCCGTGCTTGATGCCGAGGACGGAGTGTCCACCATCGCGGATATGGTGTCGGCCCACATCGGCCAACCCTTTACCGTGGAGGACGTGGTCAAGCTCGGCACCAGCGTATTGGAGGACGAAATCGACTTCAACACCGCCGCCGGATTCACCAAGGATGACGACCAGCTGCCTGCCTTCTTCTCCGAGGAAACCTTGGAGCCGCATGGCGTGACCTGGGACTTTTCCGTCGAAGAGCTGCAAGCCGCCAAGGTGAAGTAG
- a CDS encoding HesA/MoeB/ThiF family protein, which translates to MPKDVPDMQESLAGMLHTLAREVPSPRGGSLFLLAPSQVEHISQSAQWDMLDVEQQGLGQGIIPERYVRNMDAIDVEEQRTLLQSRIAMVGLGGLGGHLLELLARTGIGTIVAADGDAFEASNLNRQLLATSNTLHQTKASAAQERCRIINPATRLHVYDTYLDEAGMLEMTVGADIVVDALGELAPRRLLSRVCRKQNLPLIAGALAGWSGYVALIRPGGTHPVEFMGGDDSAEKKLGCPGPTVAFVASLMAAEVINTLVGRPTLDGRMLALDLRRMQFETVTL; encoded by the coding sequence GTGCCGAAAGATGTTCCTGACATGCAAGAGTCCCTGGCCGGCATGCTGCACACGCTGGCACGCGAGGTTCCTTCTCCCCGTGGAGGTTCGCTTTTTCTCCTCGCTCCCTCCCAGGTAGAGCACATCTCCCAAAGCGCACAATGGGATATGCTGGATGTGGAGCAGCAGGGGCTGGGGCAAGGAATCATACCGGAACGCTATGTCCGCAACATGGACGCCATTGACGTAGAAGAGCAACGAACGCTTCTGCAATCACGGATAGCGATGGTGGGTCTGGGAGGGCTGGGCGGCCACCTTTTGGAGCTTCTGGCCCGAACCGGAATCGGCACCATCGTTGCGGCTGACGGGGATGCATTTGAAGCCTCCAACTTAAATCGCCAGTTGTTGGCCACCAGCAACACCCTGCATCAGACCAAAGCCAGCGCCGCGCAGGAGCGTTGTCGGATCATCAATCCTGCCACGCGGCTACATGTATACGACACGTATCTTGACGAGGCTGGAATGCTGGAAATGACAGTAGGAGCAGATATTGTGGTGGACGCACTGGGAGAACTGGCCCCACGGCGCCTGTTGAGCCGCGTCTGCCGAAAACAAAACCTGCCTCTTATCGCGGGAGCATTGGCAGGCTGGAGCGGCTATGTGGCCTTGATCCGCCCGGGCGGTACGCATCCCGTGGAATTTATGGGCGGGGATGACTCCGCTGAAAAAAAACTGGGATGCCCTGGTCCCACGGTAGCGTTTGTGGCTTCGCTCATGGCCGCGGAAGTCATCAATACGCTTGTCGGTCGTCCGACTCTGGACGGTCGCATGCTGGCCCTGGATCTTCGACGGATGCAGTTTGAAACCGTCACCCTTTAA
- a CDS encoding MoaD/ThiS family protein, whose amino-acid sequence MHIELKCFATLSGFMPENAETYELSDGSTVRDVLAKLGIPEEDVKIIFINGTKQELHSPLSDGDRLGLFPAVGGG is encoded by the coding sequence ATGCATATTGAACTGAAATGCTTTGCGACACTGAGTGGTTTTATGCCGGAGAACGCCGAAACCTATGAATTGTCGGACGGCTCCACCGTGCGTGATGTCCTTGCAAAACTCGGCATTCCGGAAGAGGACGTCAAAATAATATTCATCAACGGCACAAAACAGGAACTGCATAGCCCCTTATCCGACGGTGACCGTCTGGGCCTGTTTCCGGCAGTTGGCGGAGGTTGA
- a CDS encoding ABC transporter permease has translation MHSRGRVDLFFWLSVTAGATIMAFILLPLAQMIFAPSLESMGETLADADVRRAVGLSLLASGAAAGISLLFGTPLAYLLARREFPGRKVVESLIDLPIMIPHPVVGIAILGLTGRNHWLGRALQSLGVQIMGTVTGIIVVLVFVGLPFYVNAAKAGFQSVPVRLEKAARTLGATGWQAFWRVTLPLAWRSILSGVIMCMARAISEFGAVIIVAYHPMVAPVMIYERFTAYGLKYSQPVAVWLIAVSLFLFLLLRLISRREEAALDRP, from the coding sequence TTCACGCGGTCGTGTGGATTTGTTTTTCTGGCTCAGCGTGACGGCTGGAGCCACGATCATGGCTTTTATCCTGCTGCCATTGGCCCAGATGATATTTGCCCCGAGCCTCGAAAGCATGGGCGAGACGTTGGCCGACGCGGACGTGCGGCGGGCTGTGGGACTCAGCTTGCTTGCTTCCGGTGCGGCCGCAGGAATTTCACTGCTCTTCGGCACTCCCCTGGCCTACCTGCTGGCGCGTCGCGAATTCCCCGGCCGGAAAGTGGTGGAGAGCCTTATTGACCTGCCCATCATGATCCCCCATCCAGTGGTGGGGATCGCCATTCTGGGATTGACCGGGCGTAACCATTGGTTGGGCCGGGCATTGCAAAGCCTTGGCGTACAGATCATGGGTACGGTCACGGGTATTATTGTTGTCTTGGTTTTTGTGGGGTTGCCATTTTATGTGAATGCGGCCAAAGCGGGATTTCAATCCGTTCCGGTCCGGCTTGAAAAAGCGGCCCGAACGCTTGGGGCCACTGGTTGGCAAGCTTTTTGGCGGGTCACGCTGCCGTTGGCCTGGCGCAGTATCCTGAGCGGTGTGATTATGTGCATGGCCCGCGCCATCAGCGAGTTCGGTGCCGTCATCATCGTGGCCTACCACCCAATGGTCGCTCCGGTGATGATCTACGAACGATTCACGGCGTATGGACTGAAATATTCCCAGCCCGTGGCGGTATGGCTGATCGCGGTTTCCCTCTTTTTGTTCCTGCTGCTGCGGCTTATTTCCCGGCGCGAGGAGGCGGCTCTTGATCGTCCTTGA
- a CDS encoding ABC transporter ATP-binding protein — protein MIVLEDWRVDLPGFCLREVNLHVREQEFFALLGPTGSGKSVLLESVAGLLPGRSGRVFLKGQDITKLPPEQRNLGMVYQDHALFPHLNVRRNIAFGQRYHGDADAGRVQELAELLGIAHLLDRSLHGLSGGERQRVALARALVVRPQVLLLDEPLSALDPNSRRGVKQMLKDLHREMGITFLMVTHDFDEALFLADRAAVIRDGRVVQQGAVADIFHRPADRFVAEFVGMRNVWDARCREGVVEACGLELRCAANASSGSYVAFRPEDAVVGGPELRSEYGNCFSATVRSLTTEGFQVAVDLRCNGAALECFVTRRRSLELGLRPGADVWLALPEQALHLF, from the coding sequence TTGATCGTCCTTGAAGATTGGCGGGTGGACTTGCCGGGCTTTTGTCTGCGGGAGGTGAATCTGCATGTTCGCGAACAAGAGTTTTTCGCTCTGCTCGGTCCCACGGGATCGGGAAAGTCCGTGCTGTTGGAGAGCGTGGCCGGATTGTTGCCCGGGCGGTCCGGGCGGGTGTTTCTAAAAGGGCAGGACATTACGAAGCTGCCTCCGGAGCAACGTAATCTGGGCATGGTCTATCAGGATCATGCGCTTTTTCCGCATTTGAATGTCCGGCGCAACATTGCCTTTGGGCAACGGTATCATGGTGACGCGGACGCAGGCCGGGTTCAGGAATTGGCAGAGCTGTTGGGAATTGCGCACCTGTTGGATCGTTCGCTCCATGGACTCTCCGGCGGGGAACGACAGCGTGTGGCGCTGGCCCGTGCTCTGGTGGTGCGCCCGCAGGTGTTGCTTTTGGACGAGCCGCTTTCCGCACTGGATCCCAATTCCCGGCGCGGCGTAAAGCAGATGCTCAAGGATCTGCATCGTGAAATGGGCATCACGTTTCTTATGGTGACCCATGATTTTGATGAAGCGCTTTTCCTCGCGGACCGTGCGGCCGTGATTCGGGACGGGCGCGTTGTCCAGCAGGGCGCGGTGGCGGATATTTTCCATCGGCCGGCGGATCGTTTTGTGGCGGAATTCGTGGGGATGCGGAATGTCTGGGACGCTCGTTGCCGGGAAGGCGTTGTGGAGGCTTGCGGGTTGGAGCTGCGTTGTGCTGCCAATGCCTCAAGCGGCTCGTATGTCGCTTTCCGTCCCGAGGATGCGGTGGTGGGCGGCCCGGAGTTGCGAAGCGAATATGGAAATTGCTTCTCCGCCACGGTGCGTTCGTTGACAACGGAAGGGTTTCAAGTGGCTGTGGATTTGCGGTGCAATGGCGCGGCGTTGGAATGTTTTGTCACGCGGAGACGGAGTCTGGAGTTGGGTCTTCGCCCTGGTGCGGATGTTTGGCTGGCCTTGCCGGAGCAGGCCTTGCATCTTTTTTGA